The Opitutales bacterium ASA1 genome window below encodes:
- a CDS encoding methyl-accepting chemotaxis protein: MRLNLSIGAKILSFAGALCALNLIIAGAGILGIRSIHTEGAIVAEKSLPAVTQASTMNYLPMINMVRLFRLLTPISDADRKAIETATLEDTKTFYAADKIYQSTITTPEERAAYEELDRRHSSYLALRKQFLELVEKDPEQAQSILAVQMAASLNEFSEQTLSILGNAAAQGEASGRALVSTVERTSLVLVSVAIAGIALSVALALVVARSITRPLSKTVEFAETVAGGDLTRSMDVRGNDEIAALTRSLNDMVHGLRTSIGAIARGSHALDNTSQELSALGSEVSTNAEETSSQSSAAASAAEQVSASVATVATASEEMTASIREIAQRATEAAHIAARAAEVAATTNSTVATLGESSRRVGDVIKVITTIAEQTNLLALNATIEAARAGDAGKGFAVVASEVKALAKQTADATGEIRSRIEGIQNSTDSAVSAIGEISTVIEKINQIQSVIASSVEEQVATMSEISNNSSEAARGSTDIAQNIQTVSRAASGSSEAAGRTAAAANELISLSSQLTAIVTRFRLEDETNATAIPKAQVATATHASPSARAPMPVRAPAKRSAPARKAPVV, from the coding sequence ATGCGTCTGAATCTCTCCATCGGGGCGAAGATCCTGTCCTTCGCCGGGGCCCTCTGCGCCCTGAATCTGATCATCGCGGGTGCCGGCATTCTCGGTATTCGCTCCATCCATACGGAGGGAGCCATTGTGGCGGAGAAGAGTCTCCCCGCCGTCACCCAAGCCAGCACCATGAACTACCTGCCCATGATCAACATGGTCCGGCTCTTCAGACTGCTCACCCCGATCTCCGACGCCGATCGCAAGGCCATCGAGACCGCCACGCTGGAGGATACGAAGACATTCTACGCAGCCGACAAGATCTACCAATCGACCATCACCACCCCGGAGGAGCGTGCCGCCTACGAGGAGTTGGACCGCCGCCACAGCAGCTACCTCGCCCTCCGCAAACAGTTCCTCGAACTCGTCGAGAAGGATCCCGAACAAGCGCAGTCCATTCTCGCCGTGCAGATGGCCGCCTCGCTGAACGAGTTCTCCGAGCAGACTCTTTCGATCCTCGGCAATGCCGCCGCCCAAGGCGAAGCCAGCGGTCGCGCCCTCGTCTCCACCGTCGAGCGCACGTCGCTCGTCCTCGTCTCGGTCGCCATCGCCGGCATCGCGTTGAGCGTCGCGCTTGCCCTCGTCGTCGCCCGCTCGATCACCCGCCCGCTTTCGAAGACGGTCGAGTTCGCCGAGACGGTCGCCGGCGGCGACCTCACCCGATCGATGGACGTCCGAGGCAACGACGAGATCGCCGCTCTCACCCGCTCGCTCAACGACATGGTCCACGGCCTGCGCACGTCCATCGGAGCCATCGCCCGCGGCTCGCACGCCCTCGACAACACGTCCCAGGAGTTGAGTGCCCTCGGCTCCGAGGTCAGCACCAATGCCGAGGAAACCTCCAGCCAATCCTCCGCCGCAGCCAGCGCCGCCGAACAGGTCAGCGCCAGTGTCGCCACGGTTGCCACCGCCTCGGAGGAGATGACCGCCTCGATCCGCGAGATCGCCCAACGTGCCACCGAGGCCGCCCACATCGCGGCTCGCGCCGCCGAGGTCGCGGCCACGACCAACTCCACCGTCGCCACTCTCGGCGAATCCAGCCGCCGCGTCGGAGACGTGATCAAGGTCATCACCACCATCGCTGAACAGACCAACCTCCTCGCCCTCAACGCCACGATCGAAGCGGCCCGCGCCGGCGACGCCGGCAAGGGCTTCGCCGTGGTCGCCAGCGAAGTCAAAGCCCTCGCCAAACAGACGGCCGACGCCACCGGCGAGATTCGCTCTCGGATCGAGGGCATTCAGAACAGCACCGACAGCGCCGTCTCCGCGATCGGCGAGATCTCCACGGTGATCGAGAAGATCAACCAGATCCAATCCGTCATCGCCTCGTCGGTCGAAGAGCAGGTCGCCACCATGTCCGAGATTTCCAACAACTCGTCCGAGGCCGCCCGCGGCAGCACCGACATCGCCCAAAACATCCAGACCGTCTCCCGCGCCGCCTCCGGCTCCAGCGAAGCCGCAGGCCGCACGGCCGCCGCCGCCAACGAGCTCATCTCCCTCTCCTCCCAACTCACCGCCATCGTCACCCGCTTCCGGCTGGAGGACGAAACCAACGCGACCGCGATTCCCAAGGCGCAGGTCGCGACCGCGACCCACGCGAGCCCGAGCGCCCGAGCGCCCATGCCCGTTCGCGCGCCGGCCAAGCGGTCCGCCCCGGCCCGAAAAGCCCCCGTCGTCTGA